A genomic window from Montipora capricornis isolate CH-2021 chromosome 8, ASM3666992v2, whole genome shotgun sequence includes:
- the LOC138014105 gene encoding uncharacterized protein, with product MKKSRHNIPPKHNVHKSHNVFRHGSLSSKPTKTPSPPAKLFKSQNMLPALYGSINVRTCKDPTKLVQVALASKKLQHSITFIQETHMTGSGRIDDWDEPDLQGYSFVYSGFSKKSAGGVAVICNPDVLILDIEHVMPGCILRVRLNHLGIKLMAWCVYSPTNVAAKDPEKAEAAKTSFYRPLDKSVKAMKKDYPGYHCIIAGDWNATIGRNALKTEYVGLNLDDYDTTDNGDRLCSFANEHRLYIANTVFKSNDIHRKTWISADKKTEKRLDYFLVDKFLWKSSMSCRAYIPASEIYESDHLLLGLRVRLPSKRQRRNIFQKRPPKPKPNLKLLRDDAKKRKAFSNITRSELFNHPLFHDRSPNAIEQRISDALNVAATDTCPPAENEDPVWYTSDFKAKIEEMLAEKDPKKRKKKIREMRKLRQTLKSHYYKSRSQKINQAAENRKIEEEFRLMREAKMVKNSDKLVCPPEKLREHFTNHFGSREVKTPPEISDPESHPYVLPEREIAVDESPPTVEEVKKCVLKAQKR from the coding sequence atgaagaaatcGAGGCACAACATCCCTCCAAAACACAATGTACATAAGAGTCACAACGTGTTCCGCCATGGCTCTCTTAGTTCCAAGCCCACGAAAACTCCATCCCCTCCCGCAAAACTATTCAAGTCCCAAAATATGCTCCCAGCACTCTACGGTTCCATCAACGTCCGTACCTGCAAGGATCCCACGAAGCTTGTCCAAGTAGCCCTCGCCTCCAAGAAGCTCCAGCACTCCATAACGTTCATCCAAGAGACCCATATGACAGGTTCCGGCCGTATCGACGACTGGGATGAACCAGACCTCCAAGGCTACTCTTTTGTCTACTCCGGATTCTCCAAAAAATCCGCCGGTGGCGTTGCCGTAATCTGCAACCCAGATGTACTGATCCTCGACATCGAGCACGTCATGCCCGGGTGTATTCTACGCGTTAGACTCAACCACCTAGGTATCAAACTCATGGCTTGGTGCGTGTACTCTCCGACGAATGTAGCCGCCAAGGACCCCGAGAAGGCCGAAGCCGCGAAAACGTCATTCTACCGCCCACTGGACAAATCTGTCAAAGCCATGAAGAAAGACTACCCAGGGTACCACTGCATCATCGCCGGCGACTGGAACGCTACCATCGGTCGCAACGCTCTAAAAACCGAGTACGTAGGACTCAACCTCGACGACTACGACACTACCGACAACGGCGATCGACTCTGCTCTTTTGCCAACGAACATCGGCTTTACATCGCGAATACGGTTTTCAAGAGTAACGATATTCACCGTAAAACCTGGATCTCAGCTGATAAGAAGACTGAGAAACGACTGGATTATTTTCTGGTTGATAAGTTTTTATGGAAATCCTCGATGAGCTGCAGGGCCTACATACCCGCGTCGGAAATCTACGAATCTGACCACCTGTTGCTAGGTCTTCGAGTACGCCTCCCCTCCAAACGCCAACGCCGCAACATCTTCCAAAAACGCCCACCGAAACCCAAACCGAACCTCAAACTCCTCCGCGATGACGCTAAAAAGCGTAAGGCTTTCTCCAACATCACGCGTAGTGAACTTTTCAACCACCCTCTCTTCCATGACCGTTCTCCGAATGCGATTGAGCAGAGAATCTCCGATGCGCTCAACGTTGCTGCAACGGACACCTGCCCACCAGCCGAAAATGAGGACCCAGTTTGGTATACCTCAGATTTCAAGGCTAAGATCGAAGAGATGCTCGCTGAGAAAGACCCTAAAAAGCGAAAAAAGAAGATCCGAGAAATGCGTAAGCTTCGGCAAACGCTAAAAAGTCACTACTACAAGTCACGCTCTCAAAAAATCAACCAGGCTGcagaaaatcgcaaaatcgaagaAGAGTTTCGCCTCATGCGTGAAGCCAAAATGGTCAAAAACAGCGACAAGCTGGTTTGCCCGCCTGAAAAACTCCGTGAACACTTCACCAACCACTTCGGCTCTCGTGAAGTCAAAACTCCCCCCGAAATCTCCGACCCTGAAAGCCACCCGTATGTCCTCCCAGAACGCGAAATCGCCGTTGATGAGTCCCCTCCAACAGTTGAAGAAGTTAAAAAGTGCGTTCTCAAAGCTCAAAAACGGTAA
- the LOC138014106 gene encoding uncharacterized protein, with protein METENDYKLACLETAVSREPDGRLTTGVYRKPTHTDQYLAYDSHHPQSVKRGIVKCLYELAKRLVTKPSVISKEKKHLSSVLVSNGYPLSFLQKITKTRKPSSSAEPNFAAAYGNKAYALF; from the coding sequence ATGGAGACAGAGAACGACTACAAACTCGCTTGCCTTGAAACCGCAGTTTCAAGAGAACCGGACGGCCGCCTCACCACCGGCGTGTACAGGAAGCCTACACACACTGATCAGTACTTAGCGTATGATTCCCACCATCCGCAATCAGTAAAACGCGGTATTGTCAAGTGCCTCTACGAGCTCGCCAAACGTCTCGTAACAAAACCCTCTGTTATCTCCAAGGAGAAGAAACACCTGTCTTCTGTTCTTGTCTCTAATGGTTaccctctttctttcttgcagaaaatcaccaagaccaggAAACCGAGTAGCAGTGCTGAGCCGAACTTCGCTGCTGCCTACGGCAACAAGGCATACGCACTGTTTTAA